The following are encoded in a window of Fulvia fulva chromosome 7, complete sequence genomic DNA:
- a CDS encoding High-affinity methionine permease → MPLNANEEALIGKPSTADLDYEHQRVEYAPEEQHKIGKWTLVALILNRTIGSGIFLTPHRILTGVGCVGGALCVWVLGALISICGLYVWLECGLSMPQRRVRVETEPRGVPRSGGDKNYLEFMFPNRGLRLPHFRTTCSFSIMFLLMYILSGNAISFAIQVMTASGHYDRDSGDLPPRGIVIGIAISALSLVVLLHAFSRNIGIFINNGFAIIKVALLLTIICLGIAKAAGKFGGPGDVQKDVGSWSNSLLLCMYAFSGYEQPFYVLAETKSPRKNGTPRLQCYLLVVDKSEVLPEQGGIPDSFDLATLFFDNLWKNDHQGAARAMAAVIAVSIFGNLWEIAKEGILPFSLIIATSYRTPSGMLKRAFSRNPRSEEQVEQATTATFGLHWLTSVVLIAATAPILDPRRTYSILISLYSYTIILVLGFWVSFGLVMTKFRKSQWHWQERRRSRPWLSPAHAIIYCIATAFMLVAAFVPSQRGSPFHESVTGLPWYLIPAIGITGPFWGLLWYGGFRLYESKMRCRQLVVTREAYWARDPGCPGEYVQLAEIIDHTWEVATREDMSDEFEKPRTALLEHRSTPMMRMSSPSKGDGSDGQLLEEGKAGGRVRDQDVGIPRRLSDSF, encoded by the exons ATGCCTCTCAACGCGAACGAGGAAGCTTTGATAGGGAAGCCTTCTACAGCAGATCTTGACTATGAGCATCAAAGAGTGGAATATGCGCCCGAGGAACAACACAAGATTGGAAAGTGGACTCTGGTCGCGCTCATCCTAAACCGAACGATCGGCTCTGGCATCTTCCTAACACCGCATC GGATCCTGACTGGCGTTGGCTGTGTCGGCGGTGCGCTCTGTGTCTGGGTCCTGGGTGCTCTCATCTCGATATGCGGTCTTTACGTCTGGTTGGAATGCGGCTTGTCGATGCCACAGAGAAGAGTTCGAGTCGAGACCGAGCCTCGAGGCGTTCCTCGATCTGGTGGCGATAAGAACTACCTTGAGTTCATGTTCCCAAACCGCGGACTCAGGCTCCCACACTTCAGGACAACATGCTCATTCTCGATCATGTTCCTACTGATGTATATTCTCTCTGGCAACGCGATCTCCTTTGCGATCCAGGTGATGACAGCATCTGGACACTACGATCGCGACTCTGGCGATCTCCCTCCTCGAGGTATTGTTATTGGCATAGCTATATCCGCTTTGAGCCTGGTGGTCTTGCTTCATGCCTTCTCCCGAAACATTGGCATCTTCATCAACAATGGCTTCGCCATTATCAAAGTGGCACTTCTGTTGACCATAATCTGTCTGGGAATTGCGAAAGCAGCTGGCAAGTTCGGTGGTCCAGGCGACGTT CAAAAGGATGTCGGATCCTGGTCAAACTCGCTCCTGCTGTGCATGTACGCCTTCTCCGGATACGAGCAACCCTTCTATGTCCTTGCTGAGACGAAGAGCCCTCGAAAGAACGGTACACCTCGATTGCAATG CTATCTCTTGGTGGTCGACAAAAGCGAAGTCTTGCCCGAGCAGGGCGGCATCCCTGATAGCTTCGACCTGGCTACGCTCTTCTTCGATAACCTGTGGAAGAATGATCATCAAGGAGCTGCGCGTGCTATGGCTGCAGTCATCGCCGTATCAATCTTCGGCAATCTATGG GAGATTGCGAAAGAAGGCATCCTGCCCTTCTCTCTGATCATTGCCACATCATACAGAACGCCTTCCGGCATGCTCAAACGAGCCTTCTCCAGGAATCCACGCTCAGAAGAGCAAGTAGAACAAGCTACGACGGCAACTTTCGGTCTGCACTGGCTTACATCAGTCGTCTTGATCGCAGCCACTGCGCCGATCCTCGATCCGCGCAGGACGTACTCCATCTTGATCTCCCTGTATTCGTATACGATCATACTGGTCCTGGGGTTCTGGGTGTCCTTCGGGCTAGTCATGACCAAATTCCGCAAGTCCCAATGGCACTGGCAGGAGCGCCGCCGGTCTCGTCCGTGGCTTTCACCAGCGCACGCCATCATCTACTGCATCGCCACAGCTTTCATGCTCGTAGCGGCGTTTGTGCCGTCGCAACGCGGATCACCTTTCCACGAGTCGGTCACTGGTTTGCCGTGGTACCTCATTCCTGCGATAGGCATCACAGGTCCGTTTTGGGGACTGCTGTGGTACGGAGGCTTCAGACTGTACGAGTCCAAGATGAGATGTCGGCAACTTGTCGTGACTAGGGAAGCGTACTGGGCGCGAGACCCAGGCTGCCCGGGAGAGTACGTTCAGCTTGCCGAAATTATCGATCACACGTGGGAAGTGGCAACGCGAGAGGACATGTCCGATGAGTTCGAGAAGCCTCGTACCGCGTTGCTTGAGCATAGGAGTACGCCCATGATGCGAATGTCAAGTCCCAGCAAAGGCGATGGAAGTGATGGACAGTTGTTGGAGGAGGGCAAGGCAGGAGGCCGTGTTCGAGATCAGGACGTGGGTATTCCTAGACGTCTTTCTGATAGCTTTTGA
- a CDS encoding Mannan endo-1,6-alpha-mannosidase DCW1: MRLTALLALPAALRLACAIVLDLNDQESIKSAARTTADTMMTWYFGNTTRPYAIPGLLPGPYYWWEAGAMFGSLIDYWYYTDDPSYNEVTTQGLLHQVGPDENYMPPNQSRTLGNDDQAFWGIAAMSAAEVGFPNPPPDQPQWLALAQAVFNTQVVRWDMRSCNGGLKWQIFTFNNGYNYKNSISNGCFFNLAARLSMYTYNATYAQWADTVWDWSVEVGLISEHYMIYDGTDDRLNCAEHDHTQWSYNAGVYLYGAAAMYNITSGAEQEKWRGRLESLLEATIRIFFQDQIMYEVACEPLSSCNIDQQTFKAYLSRWMAGTVKIVPWTHDIIMPLLSASAMAAARSCTGGDDGVTCGTKWTVSEWDGGFGVGQQMNALEVIQSNLIDLVPGPVSQDSGGTSVGNPNAGVESTGKYVQHDDITTADRAGAWILTAMVAVGICAGGWFVAS; the protein is encoded by the exons ATGCGGCTCACAGCACTGCTTGCACTGCCAGCGGCATTACGGCTAGCATGTGCAATAGTACTGGACCTCAACGATCAGGAATCGATCAAAAGCGCTGCCAGGACTACTGCAGATACGATGATGACCTGGTATTTTGGCAATACTACCAGACCTTATGCGATTCCGGGATTGTTACCTGGACCTTACTACTGGTGGGAAGCAGGAGCAATGTTTGGCTCCTTGATCGACTACTG GTACTACACGGATGATCCATCATACAATGAAGTCACCACGCAGGGGCTGCTGCATCAG GTCGGTCCAGACGAGAACTACATGCCACCGAATCAATCAAGAACGCTCGGGAATGATGACCAGGCTTTCTGGGGGATTGCAGCCATGTCCGCTGCAGAAGTCGGTTTTCCAAACCCGCCTCCAGACCAACCACAATGGCTAGCTTTGGCTCAAGCTGTCTTCAATACGCAGGTCGTACGGTGGGATATGCGGTCGTGTAACGGCGGATTGAAGTGGCAGATCTTCACATTCAACAACG GCTACAACTACAAGAACTCCATATCGAACGGATGCTTCTTTAATCTGGCAGCCCGCTTGAGTATGTATACGTACAACGCTACATATGCACAATGGGCAGATACCGTATGGGACTGGTCTGTGGAGGTCGGTTTGATCAGCGAGCACTACATG ATCTACGATGGCACAGATGACCGCCTCAATTGCGCCGAGCACGATCATACACAATGGTCCTACAACGCCGGCGTATATCTCTACGGCGCCGCCGCCATGTACAACATC ACATCAGGCGCCGAACAAGAAAAATGGCGCGGCCGCCTCGAATCCCTCCTCGAAGCCACAATCCGCATCTTCTTCCAAGACCAAATCATGTACGAAGTCGCCTGTGAACCCCTCTCGAGCTGCAACATCGACCAGCAAACCTTCAAAGCCTACCTCTCCCGCTGGATGGCCGGCACCGTCAAAATCGTTCCCTGGACCCACGACATTATCATGCCCCTCCTCTCCGCCTCCGCCATGGCAGCAGCTCGCTCCTGCACCGGTGGCGACGACGGCGTGACGTGTGGGACGAAGTGGACTGTGAGTGAGTGGGATGGAGGCTTTGGGGTAGGGCAGCAGATGAATGCGTTGGAGGTTATTCAAAGCAATTTGATTGATCTGGTGCCCGGGCCAGTGAGTCAGGATTCTGGGGGCACGAGTGTAGGGAACCCCAATGCCGGGGTGGAGAGTACGGGGAAGTATGTTCAGCATGATGATATTACAACGGCGGATAGGGCTGGGGCGTGGATTTTGACAGCGATGGTTGCGGTGGGGATTTGTGCAGGTGGGTGGTTTGTGGCTTCGTGA